Proteins co-encoded in one Streptomyces roseochromogenus subsp. oscitans DS 12.976 genomic window:
- a CDS encoding PucR family transcriptional regulator has protein sequence MRLRALLDTDALGLRLLGGEEELDRSVRGVMTTDLRDPSRYLSGGELVLTGLAWRRDADDSESFVRILVQAGVAALAAGEAELGDVPDDLVLACARHRLPLFAVHESVAFATITEHVVRQVSSERAGDLAAVVDRHRRMMTSGPAGGGPDVVLDLLGTDLDLRAWVLSPTGRLIAGSKVTGPELPPEACAKLAAEHLAATRTGRRGPHRVLMAGTTYSLFPIRSSGRSPQGARDVRETVLSDWLLAVEADAGDWPEERLDLLQGVTQLISVERDRRDAARTVRRRLAQEVLELVQTGAAPAEIAARLRVAAPVLLPGLGAAPHWQVVVARVDWEDSEVEGGPVAQSLLEEVLVDPLATGPEPSDRIAVAHTGDEAIALVPLPAVSSEHDGSETGLLAESLLQSVRQSLSAGLNDDGRLTLGVSAAVHSAEGLRGALEEARHARRVAAARPGRVCAAGHQELASHVLLLPFVPDDVRRAFTARLLDPLTDYDRRHRAELIPTLEAFLDCDGSWTRCATRLHLHVNTLRYRVGRIEQLTGRDLSRLEDKLDFFLALRMS, from the coding sequence ATGCGGCTGCGCGCACTTCTGGACACCGATGCGCTGGGCCTGCGGCTGCTCGGCGGTGAGGAGGAGCTGGACCGGTCGGTGCGCGGGGTCATGACGACCGACCTGCGCGACCCGAGCCGCTACCTCTCCGGGGGCGAGCTGGTGCTGACCGGCCTGGCCTGGCGCCGGGACGCCGATGATTCCGAGTCGTTCGTCCGGATCCTGGTGCAGGCCGGGGTGGCGGCGCTCGCCGCCGGTGAGGCGGAGCTGGGCGATGTGCCGGACGACCTGGTGCTCGCCTGCGCCCGGCACCGGCTGCCGCTGTTCGCGGTGCACGAGTCGGTGGCGTTCGCGACGATCACCGAGCATGTCGTACGGCAGGTCTCCAGCGAGCGCGCCGGCGACCTGGCGGCCGTCGTGGACCGGCACCGGCGGATGATGACCTCGGGCCCGGCGGGCGGCGGCCCGGACGTGGTCCTGGACCTGCTCGGCACCGACCTGGACCTGCGCGCCTGGGTGCTCTCGCCCACCGGCCGGCTGATCGCCGGCTCCAAGGTCACGGGCCCCGAGCTGCCCCCGGAGGCCTGCGCGAAGCTCGCCGCCGAGCACCTGGCGGCCACCCGCACCGGCCGGCGCGGCCCGCACCGGGTCCTGATGGCCGGTACGACGTACTCGCTGTTCCCGATCCGCTCCTCCGGCCGCTCCCCGCAGGGCGCACGCGATGTACGCGAGACGGTGCTGTCGGACTGGCTGCTGGCCGTCGAGGCGGACGCCGGCGACTGGCCCGAGGAGCGCCTCGACCTGCTGCAGGGCGTCACCCAGCTGATCTCGGTCGAGCGGGACCGCCGGGACGCGGCGCGCACGGTGCGCCGCCGGCTCGCCCAGGAGGTGCTGGAGCTGGTCCAGACAGGTGCCGCGCCGGCCGAGATCGCGGCCCGGCTCAGGGTGGCCGCCCCGGTGCTGCTGCCCGGGCTCGGCGCGGCTCCGCACTGGCAGGTCGTGGTGGCCCGGGTGGACTGGGAGGACAGCGAGGTCGAGGGCGGCCCGGTCGCCCAGTCGCTCCTGGAGGAAGTGCTGGTCGACCCGCTGGCGACCGGCCCGGAGCCGTCCGACCGGATCGCCGTCGCGCACACCGGTGACGAGGCGATCGCCCTGGTGCCGCTGCCGGCGGTCTCCTCCGAGCACGACGGCTCGGAGACGGGGCTACTGGCCGAATCTCTGCTGCAGTCGGTGCGGCAGTCGCTGTCGGCGGGCCTGAACGACGACGGACGGCTCACTCTCGGCGTCAGCGCCGCCGTGCACTCGGCGGAGGGCCTGCGCGGGGCCCTGGAGGAGGCCCGGCACGCCCGCCGGGTGGCGGCCGCCCGCCCGGGCCGGGTCTGCGCGGCGGGCCACCAGGAGCTGGCGTCGCACGTCCTGCTGCTGCCCTTCGTGCCCGACGACGTCCGCCGCGCCTTCACCGCACGCCTGCTGGACCCCCTGACGGACTACGACCGCCGGCACCGGGCCGAGCTGATCCCGACCCTGGAGGCGTTCCTGGACTGCGACGGCTCCTGGACCCGCTGCGCCACCCGGCTCCACCTGCACGTCAACACGCTGCGCTACCGGGTGGGCCGGATCGAGCAGTTGACGGGACGGGACCTCTCCCGCCTGGAGGACAAGCTGGACTTCTTCCTCGCGCTGCGCATGAGCTGA